The following proteins are encoded in a genomic region of Pan troglodytes isolate AG18354 chromosome 2, NHGRI_mPanTro3-v2.0_pri, whole genome shotgun sequence:
- the LOC739244 gene encoding uncharacterized protein LOC739244, whose translation MAYSGWSKAPVSYTVGSAQPLSDSRVAPWVGRVGRWGGEMLGVRARPASCGGRGGSVKLALARASSHPPLPSGESVYPPPACLRHLIGCRSCGTGPLLLARVSRERNHCAGRGGGGEAGVGTVLPEAQRRSVWPRAPAQRGRKRALEAGAGCRPRLLDGGGRGSAPGSHRLKGETSPTCYRHSWGWGRSGGRSGWFVGGRRLFSKNRRELQS comes from the coding sequence ATGGCGTATTCTGGTTGGAGTAAAGCTCCTGTCAGTTACACCGTCGGGAGTGCGCAGCCGCTTAGCGACTCTCGCGTTGCCCCCTGGGTGGGGCGGGTAGGTAGGTGGGGTGGAGAGATGCTGGGTGTGCGGGCGCGGCCGGCCTCCTGCGGCGGGAGGGGAGGGTCAGTGAAATTGGCTCTGGCGCGGgcgtcctcccaccctccccttccTTCGGGGGAGTCGGTTTACCCGCCGCCTGCTTGCCTTCGACACCTGATTGGCTGTCGAAGCTGTGGGACCGGGCCCTTGCTACTGGCTCGAGTCTCACGTGAGCGAAACCACTGCGCGGGGCGCGGGGGTGGCGGGGAGGCGGGCGTTGGTACGGTCCTCCCCGAGGCCCAGCGCCGCAGTGTCTGGCCCCGAGCCCCTGCGCAACGTGGCAGGAAGCGCGCGCTGGAGGCGGGGGCGGGCTGCCGGCCGAGACTTCTGGATGGCGGCGGCCGCGGCTCCGCCCCGGGTTCCCACCGCCTGAAGGGCGAGACAAGCCCGACCTGCTACAGGCACtcgtgggggtgggggaggagcgGGGGTCGGTCCGGCTGGTTTGTGGGTGGGAGGCGCTTGTTCTCCAAAAACCGGCGCGAGCTGCAATCCTGA